In the Devosia sp. SL43 genome, one interval contains:
- the ntrC gene encoding nitrogen regulation protein NR(I): MSHVVLLADDDAAIRMVLNQALTRAGYEVRPTGNISTMWNWVSRGEGDILITDVAMPDGNAFEVMPKIKKLRPDLPMIVMSAQNTFMTAIRASEVGAYEYLPKPFDITEVLSVVARALADAKKPTTAERKAEEPGETMPLVGRSTAMQDIYRALARLMQTDLTVMITGESGTGKELVARALHDFGKRRNGPFVAINMAAIPRDLIEAELFGHEKGAFTGANTRSSGRFEQAEGGTLFLDEIGDMPMDAQTRLLRVLQEGEYTMVGGRSSIKTNVRIVAATHRDLSQMIRQGLFREDLYYRLNVVPIRLPPLRERVDDVGDLALHFLRVAQREGEPVKSISPEAIKLMQNYSWPGNVRELENLVRRLSALYADESISAEIVQNELNIADRPSAPGVAGPMDVSMAVETHVGQLLREYEPNLPPAGLYQRVIDRVEAPLIAMALNACGGNQIKAADLLGLNRNTLRKKIRTHSIEIVKHSRRNG, encoded by the coding sequence GCTACGAAGTCCGCCCTACCGGCAATATCTCGACCATGTGGAACTGGGTCAGCCGCGGCGAGGGCGACATCCTGATCACCGACGTCGCCATGCCCGATGGCAATGCATTCGAGGTGATGCCCAAGATCAAGAAGCTGCGCCCCGATCTGCCAATGATCGTCATGAGCGCGCAGAACACCTTCATGACGGCCATCCGGGCGTCGGAAGTGGGCGCCTACGAATACCTGCCCAAGCCCTTCGATATCACCGAGGTTCTGTCGGTGGTGGCGCGGGCTTTGGCCGACGCCAAGAAGCCGACCACGGCCGAGCGCAAGGCCGAAGAGCCGGGCGAGACCATGCCGCTGGTGGGTCGTTCCACTGCCATGCAGGACATCTACCGTGCCCTGGCGCGGCTGATGCAGACCGACCTCACGGTGATGATCACCGGCGAGAGCGGCACCGGCAAGGAGCTGGTGGCCCGGGCGTTGCATGACTTCGGCAAGCGCCGCAATGGCCCCTTCGTCGCCATCAACATGGCCGCCATCCCGCGCGACCTGATCGAGGCCGAACTGTTCGGCCACGAAAAGGGGGCTTTCACCGGCGCCAATACCCGCTCCTCCGGCCGCTTCGAGCAGGCCGAGGGCGGCACGCTGTTCCTCGACGAAATCGGCGACATGCCGATGGACGCCCAGACCCGCCTGCTGCGTGTGTTGCAAGAGGGCGAATACACGATGGTTGGCGGACGATCCTCGATCAAGACCAACGTCCGCATCGTCGCGGCGACGCACCGCGATCTGAGCCAGATGATCCGCCAGGGCCTGTTCCGCGAGGATCTCTACTACCGCCTTAACGTCGTGCCGATACGCCTGCCGCCCTTGCGCGAGCGCGTCGACGACGTGGGCGATCTGGCGCTGCACTTCCTGCGCGTGGCGCAGCGCGAGGGCGAACCGGTCAAATCCATCTCGCCTGAAGCCATCAAGCTGATGCAGAACTATTCCTGGCCCGGCAACGTGCGCGAGCTGGAAAACCTGGTTCGGCGGCTCTCGGCGCTCTATGCCGACGAAAGTATCTCGGCCGAGATTGTGCAGAACGAACTCAACATCGCCGATCGTCCGTCTGCACCCGGCGTCGCGGGGCCGATGGATGTCTCGATGGCAGTGGAAACCCATGTCGGGCAGTTGCTGCGCGAATATGAGCCCAACCTGCCGCCGGCTGGCCTCTATCAGCGAGTCATCGATCGGGTAGAAGCGCCGCTAATCGCCATGGCGCTCAATGCGTGCGGCGGCAACCAGATCAAGGCGGCAGACCTGCTAGGCCTCAACCGCAATACGCTGCGCAAGAAGATCCGCACGCACAGCATCGAGATCGTCAAGCACAGCCGACGGAATGGGTGA
- a CDS encoding PfkB family carbohydrate kinase — translation MGEGHKPILCVGALTLDTIFQMAELPAGPGKFLPLMAVENAAGMASSAATAIARLGGRAALWASVGSDDNGRRLIDEIVAEGVDCTAVRIVEGARSAFATILVDGQGERIIVPRYDPTLLAPPATMPDVTAHCHAAVMTDVRWPHAAAKALQAARDAGIPGILDADVAPLDTLNLLLPLASHIVASEPAAARITGLANAADAVVDLAHRHGAFIAVTAGPDGVHWFDRDSGVAMHVAAPPVAVVDTLAAGDVFHGAFALGLVEGMPMWTIMRFAATAAALKCETFGGRLGVPRRAAVLARMAD, via the coding sequence ATGGGTGAGGGCCACAAGCCCATTCTCTGTGTCGGCGCGTTGACGCTCGACACAATCTTCCAGATGGCCGAGCTGCCAGCTGGCCCGGGCAAGTTCCTGCCGCTGATGGCGGTCGAGAATGCGGCCGGAATGGCCTCAAGCGCTGCAACCGCCATCGCCCGATTGGGCGGTCGGGCGGCGCTCTGGGCGTCCGTGGGTTCGGACGACAATGGTCGCCGTCTCATCGACGAGATCGTCGCCGAGGGCGTTGATTGCACGGCCGTTCGGATCGTCGAGGGCGCCAGGTCGGCCTTTGCCACCATATTGGTGGACGGCCAGGGGGAGCGGATCATCGTCCCGCGCTACGACCCCACTCTGCTCGCGCCGCCAGCGACCATGCCCGACGTCACAGCGCACTGCCACGCCGCTGTCATGACCGACGTGCGCTGGCCGCACGCTGCCGCCAAAGCACTGCAGGCCGCACGTGACGCTGGCATACCGGGCATTCTGGATGCCGATGTCGCGCCGCTGGATACGCTCAATCTCTTGTTGCCGCTGGCCAGCCATATCGTTGCGTCCGAGCCGGCTGCCGCCCGTATCACCGGGCTGGCGAATGCTGCTGACGCCGTCGTCGACCTCGCGCACCGCCACGGCGCCTTCATCGCGGTGACAGCAGGCCCCGATGGCGTCCATTGGTTTGACAGGGATTCTGGAGTCGCCATGCATGTTGCGGCGCCTCCCGTTGCGGTCGTTGACACGCTGGCGGCGGGCGATGTCTTTCACGGCGCCTTCGCGCTCGGCCTGGTTGAAGGCATGCCGATGTGGACCATCATGCGGTTCGCGGCCACCGCCGCGGCCCTCAAGTGCGAAACATTTGGTGGTCGACTGGGCGTACCTCGCCGGGCCGCCGTGCTGGCACGGATGGCCGATTAG
- a CDS encoding DMT family transporter, with the protein MSAPETTVEAASLKGMALGIGAYSLFALHDAMIKGVITALPAPQILFVRSAVIVALCLAIGGTGIVPELLRSRNRLLILGRGLMTMAAWVMYYSAGRELQLAEMTTLYYFAPVLTTILAVVFLKEQLTLARVGAASIGFFGVVVAANPSGFSVGWPVVLVLLAALCWAVAMILMRTISRSERTLVQVFAQSSIQLVIMGAVSLPFWQGMGLREIALCIAAGLVGGLGQFTLVEAARRVPASVLGTVEYGALIWSFIFGYLFWAELPDSTVYVGAFLVVAAGLTLALSERRNRREITDAP; encoded by the coding sequence GTGTCCGCCCCCGAAACCACCGTCGAAGCCGCCAGCCTCAAGGGGATGGCCCTCGGCATCGGCGCCTATTCGCTGTTTGCGCTGCACGACGCGATGATCAAGGGGGTGATCACGGCCCTGCCCGCGCCGCAAATCCTGTTCGTGCGCAGCGCCGTCATCGTTGCCCTGTGCCTGGCCATTGGCGGGACGGGCATCGTTCCTGAGCTCCTGAGGTCGCGGAACCGTCTGCTGATCTTGGGACGCGGCCTTATGACCATGGCGGCATGGGTGATGTATTACAGTGCCGGCCGCGAGCTCCAGCTGGCCGAGATGACAACGCTCTACTATTTCGCGCCGGTGCTGACGACCATCCTGGCGGTAGTCTTCCTCAAGGAGCAGTTGACGCTGGCTCGTGTCGGCGCTGCCTCCATCGGGTTCTTCGGTGTTGTGGTTGCGGCAAATCCGTCGGGCTTCAGCGTCGGTTGGCCGGTGGTTTTGGTGCTCTTGGCGGCGCTCTGCTGGGCTGTGGCGATGATCCTGATGCGGACGATTTCCAGGAGCGAGCGCACGCTGGTCCAGGTCTTCGCGCAAAGTTCGATCCAGCTTGTCATCATGGGCGCGGTTTCGCTGCCGTTCTGGCAGGGTATGGGGCTGCGGGAAATCGCGCTCTGTATCGCCGCGGGTCTGGTGGGCGGATTGGGTCAGTTCACGCTCGTCGAAGCGGCGCGGCGGGTGCCGGCCAGTGTGCTGGGCACGGTAGAATATGGTGCGCTGATCTGGAGCTTTATCTTCGGCTATCTGTTCTGGGCAGAACTGCCTGATAGCACCGTGTATGTCGGGGCCTTCCTCGTCGTCGCGGCTGGCCTGACGCTCGCGCTCAGCGAACGGCGCAACCGTCGGGAAATCACCGACGCGCCCTAA
- a CDS encoding sensor histidine kinase NtrY-like, producing MSEAATLDEGARTPKGDAGKPARSPFFNVRSNNPLRVLGFVVVFASVLMSSISFLILSGTTNIEPSTTVWTVIWIVTGLLVLLMIALVLTEATLLIQARVQKQAGAGMQIRMVTMFALVAAIPAAIVAVVATIALNQGLDQWFSERTRAMVESSRLVARSYMLEHAQVLRDDIIWTATELEQAHGTFEEDRDRFQRILTALAVTRSLPFTSLVNAQGETLMRAQIAVQGAYPKLPEGITEGLVEGIPAAIAPGRVNLIGSVIKLRGYEDTYLFVARPMEAEVLEYMRLTDENITEYREYASNRLVFQITFTIMYVGLAVVLLLAALWIGIALANRFVDPIRNLMIASNRVSGGDLDVQVPVQEGRGDLRDLSNGFNTMTQQLKTQREALLTANEMNEKRRQFTEAVVEGVSAGIIGLDPFGTVTLVNARACEMLSRNEIALMGERIEAVMPQLTPILERARSARRGQVRDQIHLGNETDRRIYQVQLTREGSITESKGYVLTFDDITDLESAQRTSAWADVARRIAHEIKNPLTPIQLSAERLRRRYGEKLEGDRDVFDKCINTIVRQVGDIGRMVDEFSAFARMPEAAPEMADLSDTVRQAVFLESVRLPEITIHTELPEDAILAWFDNRLISQSLTNLIKNAVEAFESVERTEGWHPTITVQGQIEGNHARIAVSDNGKGWPSENRQRLLEPYMTTREKGTGLGLAIVAKIIEQHGGIVELIDAEPDPTGRVGACVTFTLPLQSPIKTSEAEEPAAAADISVQQEEPLVPAVVHK from the coding sequence ATGAGTGAAGCGGCAACACTAGACGAGGGGGCACGGACGCCCAAAGGCGATGCGGGAAAGCCTGCTCGCTCGCCGTTTTTCAACGTCCGCAGCAATAATCCTCTGCGTGTGCTCGGCTTCGTCGTCGTGTTCGCCTCGGTGCTGATGTCGTCCATCTCATTCCTGATTCTGTCGGGAACGACCAATATCGAGCCATCGACCACGGTCTGGACGGTCATCTGGATCGTCACTGGCCTGCTGGTCCTGCTGATGATCGCTTTGGTGCTGACCGAAGCGACGCTGCTGATCCAGGCGCGGGTGCAGAAACAGGCCGGTGCCGGCATGCAGATCCGCATGGTGACCATGTTCGCGCTGGTCGCAGCGATCCCGGCAGCAATCGTGGCTGTCGTCGCCACCATCGCGCTCAATCAGGGGCTCGACCAGTGGTTCTCCGAGCGCACGCGCGCCATGGTAGAGAGCTCCCGCCTGGTGGCGCGCTCATACATGCTCGAACACGCCCAGGTGCTGCGCGACGATATCATCTGGACAGCGACCGAGCTGGAACAGGCGCATGGCACCTTCGAAGAAGACCGCGACCGCTTCCAGCGTATCCTGACCGCTCTGGCCGTAACCCGCTCATTGCCCTTCACGTCGCTCGTCAACGCCCAGGGCGAAACGCTGATGCGCGCCCAGATTGCGGTGCAGGGGGCGTATCCCAAGCTGCCCGAGGGGATCACCGAAGGACTGGTCGAAGGCATTCCTGCGGCCATTGCGCCAGGCCGGGTGAACCTCATCGGCTCAGTCATCAAGCTGCGCGGCTACGAGGACACGTACCTTTTCGTGGCGCGGCCGATGGAGGCCGAAGTCCTCGAATATATGCGACTGACCGACGAGAACATCACCGAATACCGCGAATATGCCTCCAATCGGCTGGTGTTCCAGATCACCTTCACCATCATGTATGTCGGCCTGGCCGTGGTGCTGCTGCTGGCCGCACTGTGGATTGGCATTGCCTTGGCCAACCGCTTCGTCGACCCCATCCGTAACCTGATGATTGCCTCCAATCGCGTCAGCGGCGGCGACCTTGACGTTCAGGTGCCGGTGCAGGAGGGCAGGGGCGACCTGCGTGACCTGAGCAACGGCTTCAACACCATGACGCAGCAGCTCAAGACCCAGCGCGAGGCGCTGCTGACCGCCAACGAGATGAACGAAAAGCGTCGTCAGTTCACCGAAGCTGTGGTGGAAGGCGTGTCTGCCGGCATTATCGGCCTCGATCCCTTTGGAACGGTGACGCTGGTCAATGCGCGCGCATGCGAGATGCTCAGTCGCAACGAAATCGCCCTGATGGGGGAGCGCATCGAAGCAGTCATGCCGCAGCTGACGCCGATTCTCGAGCGGGCCCGTTCGGCCCGCCGTGGCCAGGTGCGCGACCAGATCCACCTCGGCAACGAAACAGACCGTCGCATCTACCAGGTGCAGTTGACGCGCGAAGGCTCGATCACCGAGTCAAAGGGCTATGTGCTGACCTTCGACGACATTACCGACCTCGAATCGGCGCAGCGCACCAGCGCATGGGCCGACGTGGCGCGCCGCATCGCCCATGAGATCAAGAACCCGCTGACCCCCATTCAGCTGTCGGCGGAACGCCTGCGCCGTCGCTACGGCGAAAAGCTCGAAGGCGACCGCGACGTTTTCGACAAGTGCATCAACACCATCGTCCGCCAGGTCGGCGATATCGGCCGCATGGTCGACGAATTCTCGGCCTTTGCCCGCATGCCCGAAGCAGCGCCCGAGATGGCCGACCTGTCCGATACGGTGCGCCAGGCCGTATTCCTTGAAAGCGTGCGTCTGCCCGAGATCACCATCCATACCGAGCTGCCGGAAGACGCTATCCTGGCCTGGTTCGACAACCGCCTGATCTCCCAGTCGCTGACCAACCTGATCAAGAATGCCGTCGAGGCCTTCGAGTCGGTCGAACGAACCGAAGGCTGGCATCCGACCATCACGGTGCAGGGGCAGATTGAAGGCAACCACGCACGCATCGCGGTCTCCGACAACGGCAAGGGCTGGCCGAGTGAAAATCGCCAGCGGCTGCTTGAGCCCTATATGACCACACGCGAGAAGGGCACGGGCCTGGGCCTCGCCATCGTGGCCAAGATCATCGAACAACATGGCGGCATCGTCGAATTGATCGACGCAGAACCCGATCCAACTGGCCGGGTCGGTGCCTGCGTGACATTCACGCTGCCGTTGCAGTCCCCCATCAAGACGTCAGAGGCAGAAGAGCCGGCCGCCGCGGCCGATATATCTGTCCAACAGGAGGAACCGCTCGTACCAGCGGTGGTTCACAAGTAA
- the ntrX gene encoding nitrogen assimilation response regulator NtrX — translation MALDILIIDDEDDIRDLIAGILEDEGFEARQAHDADSGLNEIARRRPSLVFLDIWMQGSRLDGLQLLDVFQSQHPDMPVVMISGHGNVETAVSAIRRGAYDYIEKPFKIDRLLHITQRAMEATRLRNEVAELKERSATKSADMVGTSPALQQIRGTIEKSAPTNSRIFISGPSGAGKGLVARLIHQRSPRADSPFVEINASLYAPEEVPVVLFGREAREKTGILKVEVGALEKAHGGTLYLSEVTTLPQATQAALLRTLVENRFNRVGGTQAVPIDVRIISASSQNVAAQIEAGEFRSDLFHRLSIVPLPLTPLKERREDVPPLVNVFIEQVCRMHNLQRLTVGEDAMAVLQAQEWPGNARQLRNSIERLLILMKDQQPEDGVISAAMLPSDIGEVLPTVGDTDASAHLMSLPLRDAREVFERQYLLAQIERFGGNISKTAEFVGMERSALHRKIKSLGL, via the coding sequence ATGGCACTCGACATTCTCATCATCGACGACGAAGACGACATTCGCGACCTGATCGCCGGTATCCTGGAAGACGAGGGGTTTGAGGCCCGTCAGGCCCACGACGCCGATAGCGGACTCAACGAGATCGCGCGCCGCCGGCCAAGTCTGGTGTTTCTGGACATCTGGATGCAGGGCTCCCGCCTCGACGGCCTGCAACTGCTCGACGTGTTCCAGAGCCAGCACCCGGATATGCCCGTGGTGATGATTTCTGGTCATGGCAATGTGGAAACCGCCGTCTCGGCCATCCGCCGGGGCGCCTACGACTACATCGAGAAGCCGTTCAAGATCGACCGCCTGCTGCACATCACCCAGCGGGCGATGGAGGCGACTCGTCTGCGCAACGAGGTGGCGGAGCTCAAGGAGCGCTCGGCGACCAAAAGCGCCGACATGGTCGGCACCTCGCCCGCCCTGCAGCAGATACGCGGCACCATCGAGAAATCTGCACCCACCAATTCGCGCATCTTCATCTCTGGTCCGTCAGGCGCAGGCAAGGGCCTCGTCGCCCGCCTGATCCATCAGCGCAGCCCGCGGGCGGACTCGCCCTTCGTCGAGATCAACGCCTCGCTCTACGCGCCCGAAGAGGTCCCGGTGGTGCTGTTCGGCCGCGAGGCTCGCGAAAAGACAGGCATCCTAAAGGTCGAAGTCGGCGCCTTGGAAAAGGCTCATGGCGGCACGCTCTACCTGTCGGAGGTCACGACCCTGCCGCAAGCCACGCAGGCGGCGCTGCTCCGCACGCTGGTGGAAAACCGCTTCAACCGAGTCGGCGGCACCCAGGCCGTGCCCATTGATGTCCGCATCATCTCGGCCAGCTCGCAGAATGTCGCCGCGCAGATCGAGGCCGGCGAGTTTCGGTCCGACCTGTTCCATCGGCTGTCCATCGTGCCACTGCCGCTGACCCCGCTCAAGGAGCGCCGCGAGGACGTTCCGCCGCTGGTCAATGTCTTCATCGAACAGGTCTGCCGCATGCACAATCTGCAGCGCCTGACGGTCGGCGAAGATGCCATGGCCGTCCTGCAGGCACAGGAATGGCCCGGCAATGCGCGGCAGTTGCGCAACTCCATCGAGCGCCTGCTGATCCTGATGAAGGACCAGCAGCCCGAGGATGGTGTGATCTCCGCCGCCATGCTGCCATCCGATATCGGCGAAGTTCTGCCGACCGTTGGCGATACCGACGCCTCGGCTCACCTGATGAGCCTGCCGCTGCGCGATGCGCGTGAAGTGTTCGAGCGCCAGTATCTGCTGGCGCAGATCGAGCGGTTCGGCGGCAACATTTCCAAGACGGCCGAGTTCGTTGGCATGGAGCGCAGTGCATTGCATCGTAAGATCAAGTCTCTTGGGCTTTGA
- the hfq gene encoding RNA chaperone Hfq: MANEKQQNLQDSFLNHVRKQKVPVTIFLVNGVKLQGVITWFDNFCLLLRRDAQSQLVYKHAISTIMPGAPIQLFDPEHSNDSD; this comes from the coding sequence ATGGCGAACGAAAAGCAACAAAACCTTCAGGACTCCTTTCTCAATCACGTTCGCAAGCAGAAGGTGCCAGTCACAATCTTTCTCGTGAATGGTGTGAAACTGCAGGGCGTGATCACCTGGTTCGACAATTTCTGTCTGCTGTTGCGTCGCGATGCACAGTCACAGCTGGTGTATAAACACGCCATCTCGACCATCATGCCTGGCGCACCAATCCAGCTGTTCGATCCTGAGCATAGCAACGACAGCGACTAA